One stretch of Streptomyces sp. 135 DNA includes these proteins:
- a CDS encoding EF-hand domain-containing protein, producing MPVRLRPRDGHGCRPVFSVGRIDPGDLDRGFDELDVDKDGTISLSELLDDFTAFFMARESNVSGARLLGRA from the coding sequence GTGCCTGTACGCCTTCGCCCACGCGACGGACACGGCTGCCGACCGGTGTTCTCGGTCGGCCGCATCGACCCCGGTGACCTCGACCGCGGTTTCGACGAACTCGACGTCGACAAGGACGGCACGATCAGCCTCTCCGAACTCCTGGACGATTTCACCGCGTTCTTCATGGCCCGGGAGTCGAATGTGTCCGGAGCCCGATTGCTGGGGCGGGCCTGA
- the uppS gene encoding polyprenyl diphosphate synthase produces MAGASSPSLPSLPSLPSLTSESHPSRGRPPLPAPERVPAHVALIVDGNGRWAARRRRAPPARHHRRCRGGRGPVPVVLSVLHRELWCGRRDRVPAALGRTLADFEQLTRGNRTLDLVFCVDYGACDELLRAAAELARDAADGRLRPDRIDVASLASRLYQPGVPDVDLLIRTSGEHRISNFLLWQCAYAELYFTDVLFPGFDRFALWQAVADYAGRERRFGYAGAA; encoded by the coding sequence ATGGCCGGTGCCTCATCGCCGTCATTGCCGTCATTGCCGTCATTGCCGTCATTGACATCGGAGTCTCATCCGTCCAGAGGCCGGCCGCCTCTCCCGGCACCGGAGCGGGTGCCCGCACACGTGGCCTTGATCGTCGACGGCAATGGCCGGTGGGCCGCTCGCCGCCGCCGTGCCCCGCCTGCTCGACACCATCGACGGTGCCGTGGAGGCAGGGGTCCGGTACCTGTCGTTCTATCTGTTCTCCACCGAGAACTGTGGTGCGGCCGGCGCGACCGCGTGCCCGCCGCCCTCGGCCGTACCCTCGCCGACTTCGAACAGCTCACCCGGGGCAACCGGACCCTGGACCTGGTCTTCTGCGTCGACTACGGCGCCTGCGACGAACTACTGCGCGCGGCCGCCGAGTTGGCACGGGACGCCGCCGACGGACGGCTGCGCCCGGACCGCATCGACGTCGCGTCACTGGCCAGCAGGCTGTACCAGCCCGGCGTACCCGATGTGGACCTGCTCATCCGCACCTCGGGCGAGCACCGGATCAGCAACTTCCTGCTGTGGCAGTGCGCTTACGCGGAGCTGTACTTCACCGACGTCCTCTTCCCGGGCTTCGACCGCTTCGCCCTGTGGCAGGCGGTGGCCGACTACGCCGGGCGCGAGCGCCGCTTCGGATACGCGGGGGCGGCCTGA
- a CDS encoding methyltransferase domain-containing protein: MPKETAVYTHGHHESVLRSHTWRTAANSAAYLIGSLKPHMKILDIGCGPGTITADLAELVPDGHVTGVDHAPDILGTARDTAAERGLANVEFAVADVHDLDYPDDTFCVVHAHQVLQHVGDPVRALSEMRRVCRPGGLIAVRDADYAAMTWYPNAPAMDGWLDLYRRVARANGGEPDAGRRLKSWALEAGLTDITASAATWCYSSDEERAWWSELWADRTVASSYAERALSGGHADARQLRDIAAAWRAWGDQEDGWFVVLHGEILCRK, from the coding sequence ATGCCGAAGGAGACCGCCGTCTACACGCACGGGCACCACGAGTCCGTCCTGCGTTCCCACACCTGGCGCACCGCCGCCAACTCGGCCGCGTACCTCATCGGTTCGCTGAAGCCGCACATGAAGATCCTCGACATCGGCTGCGGCCCCGGCACCATCACCGCCGACCTGGCGGAGCTGGTCCCGGACGGCCATGTCACGGGCGTGGACCACGCGCCCGACATCCTCGGCACGGCGCGCGACACGGCCGCCGAACGCGGTCTGGCCAACGTGGAGTTCGCCGTCGCCGACGTGCACGACCTCGACTATCCCGACGACACCTTCTGCGTCGTCCACGCCCATCAGGTGCTCCAGCACGTGGGCGACCCGGTGCGGGCGCTGAGCGAGATGCGGCGGGTCTGCAGGCCGGGCGGTCTCATCGCGGTCCGTGACGCGGACTACGCGGCGATGACCTGGTACCCGAACGCGCCGGCCATGGACGGCTGGCTGGACCTCTACCGGCGGGTGGCCCGCGCCAACGGCGGCGAGCCCGACGCCGGGCGCCGCCTCAAGTCCTGGGCCCTGGAGGCCGGTTTGACGGACATCACCGCGAGCGCCGCCACGTGGTGCTACTCCTCCGACGAGGAACGCGCCTGGTGGAGCGAGCTGTGGGCGGACCGCACCGTCGCCTCCTCGTACGCCGAGCGCGCGCTGTCGGGCGGCCACGCGGACGCACGACAGCTGCGGGACATCGCGGCGGCGTGGCGGGCGTGGGGCGACCAGGAGGACGGCTGGTTCGTGGTGCTCCACGGCGAGATCCTGTGCCGGAAATGA
- a CDS encoding ATP-binding cassette domain-containing protein encodes MGHLEAAHLEYYLPDGRALLGDVSFRVGEGAVVALVGANGAGKTTLLRLVSGELQPHGGSVTVSGGLGVMPQFVGSVRDESTVRDLLVSVSHPRIREAAKAVDAAEHAIMTVDDEAAQMSYAQALSDWAEAQGYEAETLWDICTTAALGIPYDKAQFREVRTLSGGEQKRLVLEALLRGSDEVLLLDEPDNYLDVPGKRWLEERLRETRKTVLFVSHDRELLARAAQKIISVEPSPEGADAWVHGGGFETFHEARKQRFARFEELRRRWDEKHEQLKKLVRTLRQAADVSHEMASRYHAAQTRLRKFEEAGPPPEPPREQDITMRLQGGRTGVRAVTCENLELTGLMKPFDLEVFYGERVAVLGSNGSGKSHFLRLLAGDTDNPVPHTGHWKLGARVVPGHFAQTHAHPELAGRTLLDILWREHAQARGAAMSRLRRYELTGQAEQKFERLSGGQQARFQILLLELEGCTALLLDEPTDNLDLESAEALQEGLEAFQGTVLAVTHDRWFARSFDRYLVFGSDGRVRETPEPVWDERRVERAR; translated from the coding sequence ATGGGACATCTGGAAGCCGCGCACCTGGAGTACTACTTGCCGGACGGGCGGGCGCTGCTCGGTGATGTCTCCTTCCGGGTCGGCGAGGGCGCCGTCGTCGCCCTGGTCGGGGCCAACGGCGCGGGCAAGACGACCCTTCTGCGGCTGGTCTCCGGCGAGCTGCAGCCGCACGGCGGCAGTGTCACCGTGAGCGGCGGGCTCGGCGTGATGCCGCAGTTCGTGGGTTCCGTGCGGGACGAGAGCACCGTGCGTGACCTGCTGGTCTCGGTCTCCCACCCGCGGATACGGGAAGCCGCGAAGGCGGTGGACGCGGCCGAGCACGCGATCATGACGGTCGACGACGAGGCCGCCCAGATGAGCTACGCCCAGGCGCTCTCCGACTGGGCGGAGGCGCAGGGCTACGAGGCCGAGACGCTGTGGGACATCTGCACCACGGCCGCCCTCGGCATCCCCTACGACAAGGCCCAGTTCCGCGAGGTCCGCACCCTCTCCGGCGGCGAACAGAAACGCCTCGTCCTGGAGGCGCTGCTGCGCGGCTCCGACGAGGTCCTGCTCCTGGACGAGCCGGACAACTACCTCGACGTGCCCGGCAAGCGCTGGCTGGAGGAGCGGCTGCGGGAGACCCGCAAGACCGTGCTCTTCGTCTCCCACGACCGGGAGCTGCTCGCCCGCGCCGCCCAGAAGATCATCAGCGTGGAGCCGAGCCCCGAGGGCGCCGACGCGTGGGTGCACGGCGGCGGCTTCGAGACGTTCCACGAGGCCCGCAAGCAGCGCTTCGCCCGCTTCGAGGAGCTGCGCCGCCGCTGGGACGAGAAGCACGAGCAGCTGAAGAAGCTGGTGCGCACCCTGCGCCAGGCCGCCGACGTCAGCCACGAGATGGCCTCGCGCTACCACGCGGCGCAGACCAGGCTCCGCAAGTTCGAGGAGGCCGGACCGCCGCCCGAGCCGCCGCGCGAGCAGGACATCACGATGCGCCTCCAGGGCGGACGTACCGGCGTACGGGCCGTGACCTGCGAGAACCTTGAGCTCACCGGCCTGATGAAACCCTTCGACCTGGAGGTCTTCTACGGCGAGCGGGTCGCCGTCCTCGGCTCGAACGGCTCCGGCAAGTCGCACTTCCTGCGCCTGCTCGCGGGCGACACCGACAACCCGGTCCCGCACACCGGCCACTGGAAGCTCGGCGCGCGCGTCGTGCCGGGCCACTTCGCGCAGACCCACGCCCACCCCGAGCTGGCCGGCCGCACCCTCCTCGACATCCTGTGGCGCGAGCACGCGCAGGCCCGCGGCGCCGCCATGTCCCGGCTACGGCGCTACGAGCTGACCGGTCAGGCCGAGCAGAAGTTCGAGCGCCTCTCCGGAGGCCAGCAGGCCCGCTTCCAGATCCTCCTCCTGGAGCTGGAGGGCTGCACGGCCCTGCTCCTCGACGAGCCGACCGACAACCTCGACCTGGAGTCCGCGGAGGCTCTCCAGGAGGGCCTCGAAGCCTTCCAGGGCACGGTCCTCGCCGTCACCCACGACCGCTGGTTCGCCCGCTCCTTCGACCGCTACCTGGTCTTCGGCAGCGACGGCCGGGTCCGCGAGACGCCCGAGCCGGTCTGGGACGAGCGCAGGGTGGAGCGCGCCCGCTAG
- a CDS encoding DUF6158 family protein, with translation MSNGVDPGQLDDQQLVKELEAIHRTRHTTFLHGSDDALQTHDERMAELETEYLRRHPRRSIAPGRTRSGARERGGTDS, from the coding sequence ATGAGCAACGGAGTCGACCCGGGTCAGCTGGACGACCAGCAGCTCGTCAAGGAGCTGGAGGCGATCCACCGGACCCGGCACACCACCTTCCTGCACGGCTCGGACGACGCCCTGCAAACCCATGACGAACGGATGGCCGAGCTGGAGACCGAGTACCTGCGCCGGCATCCGCGCCGGTCCATCGCCCCGGGGCGGACCCGCTCAGGGGCGAGGGAGAGGGGAGGAACGGACTCATGA
- a CDS encoding TIGR03086 family metal-binding protein, giving the protein MTAARPPVLVRHGEALDLFTERVRAVRPDQWDAPTPCTDWTVRDLVNHLTAEQLWVPPLLRDGATVDSVGDSFDGDMLGPDPVASWDTAAAASRAAFREPGALDRAVHLSFGETPATFYCGQMTTDLVVHAWDLSRAIGADETLPDALVDFSLGEISPYAQELEKSGLFDPPVEPPPGADAQTRLLSMVGRRV; this is encoded by the coding sequence ATGACAGCCGCCCGGCCACCCGTGCTGGTCCGGCACGGCGAGGCACTCGACCTCTTCACCGAGCGGGTGCGCGCCGTGCGCCCCGACCAGTGGGACGCGCCCACCCCGTGCACCGACTGGACCGTGCGCGACCTGGTCAACCACCTCACCGCCGAGCAGCTGTGGGTGCCGCCCTTGCTCCGCGACGGCGCGACCGTCGACTCCGTCGGCGACTCCTTCGACGGTGACATGCTCGGCCCCGACCCGGTCGCCTCCTGGGACACCGCGGCCGCCGCGTCCCGCGCCGCGTTCCGCGAACCGGGCGCCCTGGACCGCGCCGTCCACCTCTCCTTCGGCGAGACCCCCGCCACGTTCTACTGCGGTCAGATGACCACGGACCTCGTGGTGCACGCCTGGGACCTGTCCCGGGCGATCGGCGCCGACGAGACGCTGCCCGATGCCCTGGTCGACTTCTCCTTGGGGGAGATCTCGCCGTACGCGCAGGAACTGGAGAAGAGCGGCCTCTTCGACCCACCGGTGGAACCCCCGCCGGGCGCCGACGCCCAGACACGACTGCTGAGCATGGTCGGGCGCAGGGTGTGA
- a CDS encoding Ppx/GppA family phosphatase → MRVGVVDVGSNTVRLVVADADGQVPLPVHTVKRRLRLAQDVDRDGRLGEEPVHRLTDAVRDVQEEAHRWGVTEPFAFATSIVRDAPNRAEVLDAVEAGTGLRLRTLSGEAEAELTFLAARRWMGWRAGPLVLFDIGGGTFEVAFGRSRLPDYAASLPLGAGRLTREYFDVQDPPRPRDIKAVRRQVRHQLRDVAARIRWEMPHTAVATSRTFQQLARLCGAAPGRYGPFVQRELGRRELGVALQELARLPAEHRAQLPGISAARAGQCLAGAVVAHTAMKLTGLEELTVCPWALREGILLRYIEDGDAAWWTQEDHRAPKGARGGGAPLRLAGST, encoded by the coding sequence ATGAGAGTGGGCGTGGTGGACGTGGGGTCGAACACGGTGCGGCTCGTGGTCGCTGATGCCGACGGGCAGGTGCCGCTGCCGGTCCACACGGTGAAGCGGCGGCTGCGGCTCGCCCAGGACGTGGACCGGGACGGGCGGCTCGGCGAAGAGCCCGTCCACAGGCTCACGGACGCGGTGCGCGACGTCCAGGAGGAAGCGCACCGCTGGGGAGTGACGGAGCCGTTCGCCTTCGCCACGTCCATCGTGCGCGACGCGCCGAACCGGGCCGAGGTGCTCGACGCCGTGGAGGCCGGGACGGGACTGCGGCTGCGTACGCTCTCCGGTGAGGCCGAGGCGGAGCTGACGTTCCTCGCCGCCCGCCGCTGGATGGGGTGGCGGGCGGGTCCGCTGGTGCTCTTCGACATCGGCGGCGGCACGTTCGAGGTGGCCTTCGGCCGCAGCAGGCTGCCCGACTACGCGGCCTCGCTGCCGCTGGGCGCCGGTCGGCTCACCCGGGAGTACTTCGACGTCCAGGACCCGCCGCGCCCCCGGGACATCAAGGCCGTACGCCGCCAGGTGCGCCACCAGCTGCGGGACGTGGCCGCGCGGATCCGCTGGGAGATGCCGCACACGGCGGTCGCCACCTCGCGCACGTTCCAGCAGCTGGCCCGCCTGTGCGGCGCCGCGCCGGGGCGCTACGGCCCGTTCGTCCAGCGGGAGCTGGGCCGCCGTGAACTGGGCGTCGCGCTCCAGGAACTCGCGCGGCTGCCCGCCGAGCACCGGGCGCAGCTGCCGGGGATCTCGGCCGCGCGGGCCGGCCAGTGCCTGGCGGGCGCGGTGGTCGCGCACACGGCGATGAAGCTGACCGGCCTCGAAGAGCTGACCGTCTGCCCCTGGGCCCTGCGCGAGGGAATCCTGCTGCGCTACATCGAGGACGGCGACGCCGCCTGGTGGACCCAGGAGGACCACAGGGCCCCCAAGGGCGCGCGTGGCGGTGGCGCGCCGCTCCGCCTCGCCGGCTCGACCTGA
- a CDS encoding CBS domain-containing protein — MADYVRDVMTPGVVAVRPDASLVEAAQLMRAQDIGDVLVAADGQVVGVLTDRDIALRAVADGADPLTVSAEAVCTPNPVVVAPDDPVSDAVGLMRDHAVRRLPVVEDGHPVGMVSLGDLALSQDPSSALADISRADPDNWPGIHQA, encoded by the coding sequence ATGGCCGATTACGTAAGGGACGTCATGACCCCGGGGGTCGTGGCGGTGCGCCCCGATGCCTCTCTCGTCGAAGCCGCGCAGCTCATGCGCGCCCAGGACATCGGGGACGTGCTGGTCGCCGCCGACGGGCAGGTGGTCGGCGTGCTCACCGACCGGGACATCGCGTTGCGCGCCGTGGCCGACGGGGCCGATCCGCTGACGGTCAGCGCGGAGGCCGTCTGCACGCCCAACCCCGTGGTGGTGGCCCCTGACGACCCGGTGTCGGACGCGGTGGGGCTGATGCGGGACCACGCGGTCCGCAGGCTGCCCGTCGTCGAGGACGGGCACCCGGTGGGGATGGTCAGCCTCGGCGATCTGGCGCTCTCCCAGGACCCGTCGTCCGCGCTGGCGGACATCAGCCGCGCCGACCCGGACAACTGGCCGGGGATCCACCAGGCCTGA
- a CDS encoding thiamine pyrophosphate-requiring protein, which translates to MSVKVADHILERLRAWGVEQVFGYPGDGINGLLAAWGRAQDQPRFVQARHEEMAAFEAVGYAKFGKRLGVCVATSGPGAVHLLNGLYDAKLDHVPVLAIVGQTHRSAMGGSYQQEVDLHTLFKDVASDFVETVTVPEQLPNVIDRAIRTAYARRCPTAVIIPGDVQELDYSPPSHEFKMVPSSLDRSGWTALPSPTALERAAEVLNAGDKAAILIGQGAAGARAEVEEIAELLGAGVAKALLGKDALSDELPYVTGSIGLLGTRPSYEMMRDCDTLLTIGSSFPYAQFLPEFGSARGVQIDIDPHMVGMRYPYEVNLVGDARATLRELIPLIDKDRRSVSREWQAEICANVRRWHEVMRRRAEQSADPVNPEYVAHALDPLLPDNALITSDSGSVANWYARHLTMRGDMRASLSGTLATMGCGVPYAIGAKFAHPNRPVIALVGDGAMQMNGMAELITAAKYRHRWDDPRLVVAVWNNQDLNQVTWELRAMGGAPSFLPSQSLPDVPYADFARSIGLTGIRVERPEDVEGAWRAALAAEGPAVLDFRTDPAVPPIPPHATWEQMEATAESLVKGDADRASVLKQGLKTKMQEFLPGVGERRGREDD; encoded by the coding sequence ATGAGCGTCAAGGTCGCCGACCACATTCTGGAGAGGCTGCGTGCCTGGGGCGTCGAGCAGGTCTTCGGCTATCCGGGCGACGGCATCAACGGCCTCCTCGCCGCGTGGGGCAGGGCGCAGGACCAGCCGCGGTTCGTGCAGGCGCGGCACGAGGAGATGGCGGCGTTCGAAGCGGTGGGGTACGCCAAGTTCGGCAAGCGCCTCGGCGTGTGCGTGGCGACGTCGGGGCCGGGCGCCGTTCATCTGCTCAACGGCCTGTACGACGCGAAGCTCGACCATGTGCCGGTGCTCGCCATCGTCGGGCAGACGCACCGCAGCGCGATGGGCGGCTCGTACCAGCAGGAGGTCGATCTGCACACCCTGTTCAAGGATGTGGCGTCCGACTTCGTGGAGACGGTGACGGTGCCCGAGCAGCTGCCGAACGTCATCGACCGGGCGATCCGTACCGCGTACGCACGCCGCTGCCCGACCGCGGTGATCATCCCCGGTGACGTGCAGGAGCTGGACTACTCCCCGCCCTCCCACGAGTTCAAGATGGTCCCCTCCAGCCTGGACCGCAGCGGCTGGACGGCGCTGCCCTCGCCGACGGCCCTGGAGCGGGCGGCGGAGGTTCTCAACGCCGGCGACAAGGCGGCGATCCTGATCGGCCAGGGCGCCGCGGGCGCGCGCGCCGAGGTCGAGGAAATCGCGGAGCTGCTCGGCGCGGGCGTCGCGAAGGCGCTGCTCGGCAAGGACGCGCTGAGCGATGAACTCCCCTATGTCACCGGTTCGATCGGCCTCCTTGGCACCCGGCCCTCGTACGAGATGATGCGCGACTGCGACACGCTCCTGACGATCGGGTCGAGCTTCCCCTACGCGCAGTTCCTGCCGGAGTTCGGCTCGGCGCGGGGCGTGCAGATCGACATCGACCCGCACATGGTCGGCATGCGTTATCCCTACGAGGTGAATCTCGTGGGTGACGCGCGGGCGACGCTGCGCGAGCTGATCCCGCTGATCGACAAGGACCGCCGGTCGGTCAGCCGTGAGTGGCAGGCGGAGATCTGCGCGAACGTCAGGCGCTGGCACGAGGTGATGCGGCGCAGGGCCGAGCAGTCCGCTGACCCGGTCAACCCGGAGTACGTGGCGCACGCCCTGGATCCGCTGCTGCCCGACAACGCGCTCATCACGTCCGACTCCGGCTCGGTGGCGAACTGGTACGCGCGCCATCTGACGATGCGCGGTGACATGCGCGCCTCGCTCTCCGGGACGCTGGCCACGATGGGGTGCGGTGTGCCGTACGCCATCGGGGCGAAGTTCGCGCACCCCAACCGTCCCGTCATCGCCCTGGTCGGGGACGGCGCGATGCAGATGAACGGCATGGCGGAGCTGATCACGGCCGCCAAGTACCGGCACCGCTGGGATGATCCGCGGCTGGTCGTCGCCGTCTGGAACAACCAGGACCTGAACCAGGTCACGTGGGAGCTGCGGGCCATGGGCGGCGCCCCGTCCTTCCTGCCGTCGCAGTCGCTGCCCGATGTGCCGTACGCCGACTTCGCCCGCTCCATCGGCCTCACGGGCATCCGGGTGGAGCGGCCCGAGGACGTGGAGGGCGCGTGGCGGGCCGCCCTGGCCGCGGAGGGCCCCGCGGTCCTGGACTTCCGCACCGACCCGGCGGTGCCGCCCATCCCGCCGCACGCGACGTGGGAGCAGATGGAGGCGACGGCGGAGTCGCTCGTCAAGGGCGACGCGGACCGGGCCTCGGTGCTGAAGCAGGGCCTGAAGACGAAGATGCAGGAGTTCCTGCCGGGGGTGGGCGAGCGGCGCGGGCGCGAAGACGACTAG
- a CDS encoding RNA polymerase sigma factor SigF, which produces MRSHPSTPVPAKSKRHTHDDAPDTTAAFERLVELEEGPERDALRQEIVEAWLPMAQRLAGRFRNRGESLDDLRQVAALGLVKAVDRYDPRRGTAFESYAVPTVTGEIKRHFRDHMWTLHVPRRVQDLRNRVRFARQDLSQVSGRVPTTAEIAEHAQMSEEEAKAGLEALDSFTALSLDAELPGSEDGYSLSDALGGPDPALDIIVDREAVKPRLAQLPERERTILYMRFFGDMTQSRIADEMGISQMHVSRLISRCCDRLRDQVMRDAA; this is translated from the coding sequence ATGCGATCCCACCCGAGCACCCCGGTACCCGCCAAGAGCAAGCGTCACACGCACGATGACGCACCGGACACCACCGCCGCCTTCGAGCGCCTGGTCGAGCTGGAGGAGGGACCCGAACGGGACGCCCTGCGCCAGGAGATCGTCGAGGCCTGGCTGCCCATGGCACAGCGCCTCGCGGGCCGCTTCCGCAACCGCGGCGAGTCCCTGGACGACCTGCGCCAGGTCGCGGCCCTCGGCCTGGTCAAGGCCGTCGACCGCTACGACCCGCGGCGCGGCACGGCCTTCGAGAGCTACGCCGTACCGACCGTCACCGGTGAGATCAAGCGGCACTTCCGCGACCACATGTGGACCCTGCACGTGCCGCGCCGCGTCCAGGACCTGCGCAACCGGGTGCGCTTCGCCCGCCAGGACCTCTCCCAGGTCTCCGGGCGCGTCCCCACCACCGCCGAGATCGCCGAGCACGCGCAGATGAGCGAGGAGGAGGCCAAGGCGGGCCTCGAAGCGCTCGACAGCTTCACCGCGCTCTCCCTGGACGCCGAACTCCCCGGCAGCGAGGACGGCTACTCGCTCAGCGACGCCCTCGGCGGCCCCGACCCGGCGCTCGACATCATCGTCGACCGCGAGGCCGTCAAGCCGCGCCTCGCGCAACTGCCCGAGCGTGAACGGACCATCCTCTACATGCGCTTCTTCGGCGACATGACGCAGAGCCGCATCGCCGACGAGATGGGCATCTCCCAGATGCACGTCTCACGGCTCATCAGCCGCTGCTGCGACCGCCTGCGCGACCAGGTGATGCGTGACGCCGCCTAA
- a CDS encoding PAS domain-containing protein — translation MSQTEEFGEDLADFVRRVAELKSARSLPPDDLGTVLDAAIFELDHVAEHLWPTYERLSADGLPGAGAPDRDEQRLLRTIFQRMPLPVALIDRETVVRRMNGAGTALTGVRAGFAAGRPLTGLLVHADRVAFRSQTAAVARGEGDRSLVVHLQRSPGTPVRATLTALRPGTEPRTAVLVVLQPSVTRAQQQPSAPRPVPDLGEATRHAAQLDLADAMTTALLTAPAGDRAAIFERAAAVLHERFADWVIADDGAARPRRRIVLGPPDAPVADVHAQDPAACPLVVEAARGGAASLQVRPADPDAFGRDASGAHVLVRAEVTSLLCVPLAARADGPVEGVLTLFRCGARLAFSMAEARAVDVLSRHLALALRREGGTGRAGR, via the coding sequence ATGTCGCAGACGGAGGAGTTCGGTGAAGACCTCGCGGATTTCGTGCGCCGCGTCGCGGAGTTGAAGTCGGCGCGGTCCCTTCCGCCGGACGACCTCGGCACGGTGCTCGACGCGGCGATCTTCGAACTGGACCATGTGGCCGAGCACTTGTGGCCCACGTACGAGCGTCTGAGCGCCGACGGGCTGCCGGGCGCCGGCGCGCCGGACCGGGACGAGCAGCGGCTGCTGCGGACCATCTTCCAGCGGATGCCGCTGCCGGTGGCGCTGATCGACCGCGAGACCGTGGTGCGGCGCATGAACGGCGCGGGGACGGCGCTGACCGGTGTCCGCGCGGGCTTCGCCGCGGGCCGGCCGCTGACCGGGCTCCTGGTGCACGCGGACCGGGTGGCGTTCCGCTCGCAGACCGCCGCCGTCGCCCGCGGCGAGGGCGACCGCAGCCTCGTCGTCCACCTCCAGCGGAGCCCGGGCACACCGGTCCGCGCGACGCTCACGGCGCTGCGGCCCGGCACCGAGCCGCGCACGGCGGTCCTCGTCGTGCTCCAGCCCTCGGTGACCCGCGCCCAACAGCAGCCGAGCGCGCCACGGCCCGTCCCCGACCTCGGCGAGGCGACCCGGCACGCGGCCCAGCTCGACCTGGCGGACGCGATGACGACGGCGCTGCTCACGGCGCCCGCCGGGGACCGTGCGGCGATATTCGAGCGGGCGGCGGCGGTGCTGCACGAGCGGTTCGCCGACTGGGTGATAGCGGACGACGGCGCGGCGCGGCCGCGGCGAAGAATTGTGCTCGGGCCGCCGGACGCGCCGGTCGCCGACGTCCACGCGCAGGACCCCGCCGCGTGCCCCCTCGTCGTCGAGGCGGCACGCGGCGGGGCCGCGTCGCTCCAGGTGCGCCCGGCGGACCCGGACGCCTTCGGCCGGGACGCGAGTGGCGCGCACGTCCTGGTCCGCGCCGAGGTCACGTCCCTGTTGTGCGTGCCGCTCGCCGCCCGCGCCGACGGGCCCGTGGAGGGGGTCCTCACGCTGTTCCGGTGCGGTGCGCGGCTCGCCTTCTCGATGGCCGAGGCGCGCGCGGTCGACGTGCTGTCCCGGCACCTGGCCCTGGCCCTGCGGCGCGAGGGCGGCACCGGGCGGGCCGGGCGTTAG
- a CDS encoding GAF and ANTAR domain-containing protein → MAPLPDPDLLRPETALPGRRLSELSEQAVRCTHGCCGASTTVTDGGDEYPVAVTHPDLAGLVSVQLRTGEGPIPAAEQGGAPVDSEDLLRDERWPAYRALALDSGVRSSVTLPFQRAGLTVTLTLFSFRPGALDDARHGPAQALGDLATASFVRDRHYRAALTELDQMGTALRTRPVVDQACGIVMHVLGCEADAAFSVLRRVSQTTNRKLADVAAALVETKGRGLERELVSLAR, encoded by the coding sequence ATGGCGCCATTGCCGGACCCGGACCTGCTCCGACCGGAGACCGCACTGCCCGGACGCAGGCTCTCCGAACTCTCCGAACAAGCCGTGCGCTGCACCCACGGGTGCTGCGGCGCGAGCACCACCGTCACCGACGGCGGCGACGAATACCCCGTCGCCGTCACCCACCCCGACCTGGCCGGGCTCGTCTCGGTGCAGCTGCGCACGGGCGAGGGCCCCATCCCCGCCGCCGAGCAGGGGGGTGCGCCGGTCGACTCCGAGGACCTGCTGCGGGACGAGCGCTGGCCCGCGTACCGCGCGCTGGCCCTCGACTCGGGCGTACGTTCCAGCGTCACGCTGCCCTTCCAGCGCGCGGGGCTCACGGTCACCCTGACCCTGTTCAGCTTCCGCCCCGGCGCGCTCGACGACGCGCGGCACGGCCCCGCCCAGGCCCTCGGCGACCTCGCCACGGCGAGCTTCGTGCGCGACCGGCACTACCGCGCCGCCCTGACCGAGCTCGACCAGATGGGCACGGCCCTGCGCACACGACCCGTCGTGGACCAGGCGTGCGGGATCGTCATGCACGTCCTTGGCTGCGAGGCGGACGCCGCGTTCTCGGTGCTGCGGCGGGTCTCCCAGACGACGAACCGGAAACTGGCCGACGTCGCGGCGGCGCTGGTCGAGACGAAGGGACGCGGCCTGGAACGCGAACTGGTCTCCTTGGCTCGCTGA